In Geotalea uraniireducens, one genomic interval encodes:
- the carA gene encoding glutamine-hydrolyzing carbamoyl-phosphate synthase small subunit, producing the protein MKAVLALADGRVFEGKSFGAAGEATGEVVFNTAMTGYQEVLTDPSYRGQMVTMTYTQIGNTGINPEDIESKQLYLSGFIVKEYLDCYSNWRATMSLDAYLKENGVVGIQGLDTRALTRHLRDKGAQNGIISTIDFDHESLVKKARAVPSMAGLDLASGVSCTAPYHWSEKLWELEAGYTAAAPPELKYKVVAYDFGIKYNILRCLVSAGCDVTVVPATFPAAEALAMNPDGIFLSNGPGDPEPMTEVIANIRQFVGKKPIFGICLGHQLLGLALGGKTLKLKFGNHGSNLPVMDLDTRRVEITAQNHGFSVDIVSLGHACELAHENLNDQTVEGMKHKELPIFSVQHHPEASPGPHDSHYLFGRFVEMMERCK; encoded by the coding sequence ATGAAAGCAGTGCTAGCGCTCGCGGACGGGCGCGTTTTCGAGGGAAAATCGTTCGGTGCCGCCGGCGAGGCGACCGGCGAGGTGGTCTTCAATACCGCCATGACCGGTTACCAGGAAGTGCTGACCGACCCCTCCTATCGGGGGCAGATGGTCACCATGACCTATACCCAGATCGGCAACACCGGGATCAACCCCGAGGATATCGAGAGCAAGCAGCTCTACCTCTCCGGCTTCATCGTCAAGGAGTACCTCGACTGTTACTCCAACTGGCGGGCGACCATGAGCCTCGACGCCTACCTGAAGGAGAACGGGGTGGTCGGCATCCAGGGGCTCGACACCCGGGCCCTCACCCGGCACCTGCGGGACAAGGGGGCGCAGAACGGCATCATCTCCACCATCGACTTCGACCACGAGAGCCTGGTGAAGAAGGCCCGGGCGGTACCGAGCATGGCCGGCCTCGACCTCGCCAGCGGCGTCAGCTGTACCGCGCCGTATCACTGGAGCGAGAAGCTCTGGGAGCTGGAGGCGGGATATACCGCCGCTGCGCCGCCGGAGCTGAAGTACAAGGTGGTCGCCTATGATTTCGGCATCAAGTACAATATCCTCCGCTGCCTGGTGTCGGCCGGCTGCGACGTGACGGTGGTTCCCGCCACCTTCCCGGCGGCGGAAGCGCTGGCGATGAACCCGGACGGGATCTTCCTCTCCAACGGCCCCGGCGATCCGGAGCCGATGACCGAGGTGATTGCCAACATTCGCCAGTTCGTCGGCAAGAAGCCGATCTTCGGCATCTGTCTCGGTCACCAGCTGCTCGGGCTGGCGCTCGGCGGTAAGACCCTCAAGCTCAAGTTCGGCAACCACGGCTCCAACCTGCCGGTAATGGACCTCGATACCCGGCGGGTCGAGATCACCGCCCAGAACCACGGCTTCTCGGTCGATATCGTCTCCCTCGGCCACGCCTGCGAACTGGCCCACGAAAACCTCAACGACCAGACGGTCGAAGGAATGAAACACAAGGAGCTGCCGATCTTCTCGGTCCAGCACCACCCGGAGGCGTCGCCCGGCCCCCACGATTCGCATTACCTGTTTGGCCGGTTCGTGGAAATGATGGAGCGCTGCAAGTAG
- a CDS encoding radical SAM protein: MNYLDLYTSGELLARVKAAYARLRSCDLCPHRCGVDRLAGAVGSCGAGAQARVASVSVHHGEEPPISGSRGSGTIFFSHCTLHCRFCQNFPISQLGNGNDLTPRQLAEKMLGLQRKRVHNVNLVTPTHMLPQILAALYLAVPRGFTLPLVWNSSGYETVDALHLLDGVVDIYLPDMKYVAEEPAVGFSAAPGYRAANRAAVVEMLRQVGHFTADDNGIGVRGLIIRHLVLPEGAAGSGETFRWIAALLGKETHVALMNQYFPAHRAPETPGLQRKITADEYAAAVAALEAAGLENGWVQE, from the coding sequence GTGAACTATCTCGATCTGTACACATCGGGCGAGCTGCTGGCGCGGGTCAAGGCGGCCTACGCCCGGCTGCGCAGCTGCGATCTCTGCCCGCACCGCTGCGGGGTGGACCGCCTGGCCGGTGCCGTCGGCAGTTGCGGGGCGGGGGCGCAGGCGCGGGTTGCCTCGGTCAGCGTCCATCACGGCGAGGAACCGCCGATCTCCGGCAGCCGCGGTTCGGGGACGATCTTTTTCTCCCACTGTACGCTGCACTGCCGGTTCTGCCAGAACTTCCCGATCAGCCAGCTGGGAAACGGCAACGACCTGACACCGCGCCAGCTGGCGGAAAAAATGCTCGGGCTGCAGCGGAAGAGGGTGCACAACGTCAATCTCGTCACCCCGACCCACATGTTGCCGCAGATCCTGGCGGCGCTGTACCTGGCGGTGCCTCGGGGATTCACCCTGCCGCTGGTCTGGAACTCCAGCGGCTACGAGACGGTGGATGCGCTGCACCTGCTCGATGGGGTGGTGGATATCTACCTGCCCGACATGAAATATGTTGCCGAGGAGCCGGCGGTCGGCTTCTCCGCGGCGCCCGGCTACCGGGCGGCGAACCGGGCGGCGGTGGTCGAGATGCTCCGGCAGGTGGGGCATTTCACCGCAGATGATAATGGTATCGGCGTCCGCGGGCTGATCATCCGTCATCTCGTCCTCCCGGAAGGGGCGGCGGGGAGTGGGGAAACATTCCGCTGGATCGCTGCACTGCTGGGAAAAGAAACCCACGTGGCGTTGATGAACCAGTATTTCCCGGCCCATCGGGCGCCGGAAACCCCCGGCCTGCAGCGGAAGATCACCGCCGACGAGTATGCCGCGGCGGTGGCGGCCCTGGAAGCGGCGGGGCTGGAGAACGGCTGGGTGCAGGAATAG
- a CDS encoding DMT family protein yields the protein MRTIALLALSNVFMTFAWYAHLKNLRAAPWYIAVVASWGIAFFEYLVQVPANRLGYGTFNLGQLKILQEVITLTIFIPFAVFYMGQPLKLNFLWAGCCLAGAVFFIFRG from the coding sequence ATGCGAACGATTGCTTTACTGGCGCTGTCGAATGTGTTCATGACCTTTGCCTGGTACGCGCACCTGAAGAACCTCCGGGCAGCCCCCTGGTACATCGCGGTGGTGGCGAGCTGGGGGATCGCCTTCTTCGAGTACCTGGTGCAGGTGCCGGCCAACCGGCTCGGCTACGGCACCTTCAATCTCGGCCAGCTGAAGATCCTCCAGGAGGTGATCACCCTGACGATCTTCATCCCCTTTGCCGTTTTTTACATGGGACAGCCGCTAAAGCTCAACTTCCTCTGGGCGGGCTGCTGTCTGGCGGGGGCGGTCTTCTTCATCTTCCGGGGGTGA
- the carB gene encoding carbamoyl-phosphate synthase large subunit has protein sequence MPKRTDLNKILIIGAGPIVIGQACEFDYSGTQACKALKEEGFEVVLLNSNPATIMTDPDFADRTYVEPVTPEVLAKIIEKERPDAVLPTLGGQTALNTAVAVAENGTLEKFGVELIGAKLPAIKKAEDRTLFKEAMERIGLAVPRSGLAHNYNEAMEVVRHVGFPAIIRPSFTLGGTGGGIAYNMEEYEKMSMAGIDASPTDEILVEESVIGWKEYELEVMRDTADNVVIICSIENFDPMGVHTGDSITVAPAQTLTDKEYQILRDAALKIIREIGVDTGGSNIQFGINPRDGRLVVIEMNPRVSRSSALASKATGFPIAKIAAKLAVGYTLDEIRNDITRETPACFEPTIDYVVTKVPRFTFEKFPAADATLTTQMKSVGEVMAIGRTFKESFQKALRSLEIGSCGFESRLFANGDSRRALTDKEQQLLHDKLRVPNWERLWYLGDAFRCGMSVEEVFALTAIDPWFLHNIRQIIEMEKELRALDIKAVGPEFAARLREAKQWGFADKMLGRFWGMNEEELRQLRLSLDIRPVFKRVDTCAAEFVAYTPYLYSTYEEECEAEVTERPKIMILGGGPNRIGQGIEFDYCCVHGVFALAEDGFETIMVNCNPETVSTDYDTSDRLYFEPLTYEDVLSIVDIEKPQGVIVQFGGQTPLKLAVALEKAGVPIIGTSPDAIDRAEDRERFQAMLHKLNLLQPENGTARSFEEAEEVANRIGYPVVVRPSYVLGGRAMEIVYDVDNLRRYMHTAVQASPEHPILIDKFLDKAIEIDVDALCDGTEVVIGGIMEHIEEAGIHSGDSACSLPPYSISQELIEEIRRQTELMALELNVKGLMNVQYAIKDNVIYILEVNPRASRTAPFVSKATGRPLAKIAARVMAGKSLKELGVAGDIVPQHVAVKEAVFPFVKFPGVDTILGPEMKSTGEVMGIDESFAKAFAKAQLGANVRLPADGKVFISLHNADKKLIVESAKKLYKYGFKLVATRGTAAYLQEKGIAVETINKVLEGRPHVVDAIKNGEIAMVFNTTQGAQSVADSFSIRRETLMHNVAYFTTVAGAKAAVDGIIAMKEAELDVKPLQEYLR, from the coding sequence ATGCCTAAAAGAACAGACCTTAACAAGATCCTCATCATCGGCGCCGGCCCGATCGTCATCGGCCAGGCGTGCGAATTCGACTATTCCGGCACCCAGGCCTGCAAGGCGCTGAAGGAGGAGGGGTTCGAGGTGGTGCTTTTGAACAGCAACCCGGCCACCATCATGACCGACCCGGATTTTGCCGACCGGACCTACGTCGAGCCGGTCACCCCGGAAGTGCTGGCGAAGATCATCGAGAAAGAGCGGCCCGACGCGGTGCTGCCGACCCTCGGCGGCCAGACCGCCCTCAACACCGCGGTGGCGGTGGCGGAGAACGGTACCCTGGAGAAGTTCGGCGTTGAGCTGATCGGCGCCAAGCTGCCGGCGATCAAGAAGGCCGAGGACCGGACGCTGTTCAAGGAGGCGATGGAGCGGATCGGTCTTGCCGTCCCCCGCTCCGGGCTGGCCCACAACTACAACGAGGCGATGGAGGTCGTCAGGCACGTCGGCTTCCCGGCGATCATCCGCCCTTCCTTCACCCTTGGCGGAACCGGCGGCGGCATCGCCTACAACATGGAAGAGTACGAGAAGATGTCGATGGCCGGCATCGACGCCTCGCCGACCGACGAAATCCTCGTCGAGGAGTCGGTGATCGGCTGGAAAGAGTATGAGCTGGAGGTGATGCGCGACACCGCCGACAACGTGGTGATCATCTGCTCCATCGAGAACTTCGACCCGATGGGGGTCCATACCGGTGATTCGATCACCGTCGCCCCGGCCCAGACCCTGACCGACAAGGAGTACCAGATCCTTCGCGATGCGGCGCTGAAGATCATCCGCGAAATCGGCGTCGATACCGGCGGCTCGAACATCCAGTTCGGCATCAATCCGCGGGACGGCCGGCTGGTGGTGATCGAGATGAATCCGCGGGTCTCCCGCTCCTCGGCCCTCGCCTCCAAGGCGACCGGCTTCCCGATCGCCAAGATCGCCGCCAAGCTGGCCGTCGGCTACACCCTCGACGAGATTCGCAACGACATCACCCGCGAGACCCCGGCCTGCTTCGAGCCGACCATCGACTACGTAGTGACCAAGGTGCCGCGGTTCACCTTCGAGAAGTTCCCGGCTGCCGATGCCACCCTGACTACCCAGATGAAATCGGTGGGCGAGGTCATGGCGATCGGCCGGACCTTCAAGGAGTCGTTCCAGAAGGCACTTCGCTCGCTGGAGATCGGCTCCTGCGGCTTCGAGTCGCGGCTCTTCGCCAACGGCGACAGCCGCCGGGCGCTGACCGACAAGGAACAACAGCTGCTCCACGACAAACTCCGGGTCCCCAACTGGGAACGGCTCTGGTATCTGGGCGATGCCTTCCGCTGCGGGATGAGCGTCGAAGAGGTTTTTGCGCTGACCGCCATCGACCCCTGGTTCCTCCACAATATCCGCCAGATCATCGAGATGGAGAAGGAACTGCGCGCCCTCGACATCAAGGCGGTGGGGCCGGAATTCGCCGCCCGGCTGCGGGAAGCCAAGCAGTGGGGCTTCGCCGACAAGATGCTCGGCCGGTTCTGGGGGATGAACGAGGAGGAACTGCGCCAGCTCCGGCTGTCGCTCGACATCCGGCCGGTCTTCAAACGGGTCGATACCTGCGCCGCCGAGTTCGTCGCCTACACCCCGTACCTCTACTCGACCTACGAAGAGGAGTGCGAGGCGGAGGTGACCGAGCGGCCGAAGATCATGATCCTCGGCGGTGGCCCGAACCGGATCGGCCAGGGGATCGAGTTCGACTACTGCTGCGTCCACGGGGTCTTCGCCCTGGCCGAAGACGGCTTTGAAACGATCATGGTCAACTGCAATCCGGAAACGGTCTCCACCGACTACGACACTTCCGACCGGCTCTACTTCGAGCCGCTCACCTACGAGGATGTCCTCTCGATCGTCGATATCGAGAAACCGCAGGGGGTGATCGTCCAGTTCGGCGGCCAGACACCGCTGAAGCTCGCCGTGGCCCTGGAGAAGGCCGGCGTGCCGATCATCGGCACCTCGCCCGACGCCATCGACCGTGCCGAAGACCGGGAGCGCTTCCAGGCAATGCTGCACAAGCTGAACCTCCTCCAGCCCGAAAACGGCACCGCTCGCTCCTTCGAGGAGGCGGAGGAGGTGGCCAACCGGATCGGCTACCCGGTGGTGGTCCGCCCCTCCTACGTCCTCGGCGGGCGGGCGATGGAGATCGTCTACGATGTGGATAACCTCCGCCGCTACATGCATACCGCCGTCCAGGCGTCGCCGGAGCACCCGATCCTGATCGACAAGTTCCTCGACAAGGCGATCGAGATCGACGTCGATGCTCTCTGCGACGGGACCGAGGTGGTGATCGGCGGGATCATGGAGCATATCGAGGAGGCGGGGATTCACTCCGGCGACTCGGCCTGCAGTCTGCCGCCGTATTCGATCTCCCAGGAGCTGATCGAGGAGATTCGCCGCCAGACCGAGCTGATGGCCCTGGAACTGAATGTCAAGGGGCTGATGAACGTCCAGTACGCCATCAAGGACAACGTCATCTATATCCTCGAAGTCAATCCCCGAGCTTCCCGGACCGCGCCTTTCGTCTCCAAGGCGACCGGCCGGCCGCTGGCGAAGATCGCCGCCCGGGTCATGGCCGGCAAGAGCCTCAAGGAGCTCGGCGTCGCCGGCGATATCGTCCCGCAGCATGTGGCGGTGAAAGAAGCGGTCTTCCCGTTCGTCAAGTTCCCCGGTGTCGATACGATCCTCGGTCCGGAGATGAAGTCGACCGGCGAAGTGATGGGGATCGACGAGAGCTTCGCCAAGGCCTTCGCCAAGGCCCAGCTCGGGGCGAACGTCCGGCTCCCCGCTGACGGCAAGGTCTTCATCAGCCTCCATAACGCCGACAAGAAACTTATTGTCGAATCAGCCAAAAAACTGTATAAATATGGTTTTAAGCTCGTTGCCACCCGCGGTACTGCCGCCTATCTGCAGGAGAAGGGGATCGCGGTGGAGACGATCAACAAGGTACTCGAAGGCCGGCCGCACGTCGTCGATGCGATCAAAAACGGCGAGATCGCCATGGTCTTCAATACTACCCAGGGAGCCCAGTCGGTGGCCGATTCCTTCTCGATCCGCCGCGAGACCCTGATGCACAACGTGGCCTACTTCACCACTGTCGCCGGCGCCAAGGCGGCAGTAGACGGCATCATCGCCATGAAAGAGGCCGAGCTGGACGTCAAACCGCTGCAGGAGTACCTCCGGTAG
- the greA gene encoding transcription elongation factor GreA has product MSHSIPMTKESYESLQEELKRLIREERPRVIQDIAEARGHGDLSENAEYDAAKNRQAFIEGRIQELQGKLARAYVVDLSNMKPDKVVFGATVTLYDTATEEEVTYKIVGEEEADIKLGKISCTSPVGKALIGHKLDDSVKVKVPSGLREYEIIDIKYL; this is encoded by the coding sequence ATGTCTCATTCGATTCCGATGACCAAGGAAAGCTACGAGTCTCTCCAGGAAGAGCTGAAACGGCTCATCCGCGAGGAGCGGCCGCGGGTAATCCAGGATATAGCCGAGGCCCGCGGGCATGGCGACCTGTCTGAGAATGCCGAATACGATGCCGCGAAGAATCGCCAGGCCTTCATCGAGGGGCGGATTCAGGAACTGCAGGGAAAACTGGCCCGCGCCTACGTGGTCGATCTTTCCAACATGAAGCCGGACAAGGTGGTGTTCGGCGCCACCGTCACCCTGTACGATACTGCCACCGAGGAGGAAGTTACCTACAAGATCGTCGGCGAAGAAGAGGCCGACATCAAGCTGGGGAAAATTTCCTGCACCTCGCCGGTCGGCAAGGCGTTGATCGGCCACAAGCTCGACGATTCGGTGAAGGTGAAGGTGCCGTCGGGGCTGCGGGAATACGAAATCATCGACATCAAGTATCTGTAA
- a CDS encoding DUF1858 domain-containing protein: MSQKFTKDMTFAQALQAHPEVGRVLSKYHLGCIGCMGAQNESLEQGCSAHGLDVEDILRDLNALA; encoded by the coding sequence ATGAGTCAGAAATTCACCAAGGACATGACCTTTGCCCAGGCACTCCAGGCCCATCCGGAAGTCGGCCGGGTGCTGAGCAAGTATCATCTCGGCTGCATCGGCTGCATGGGGGCGCAGAACGAGTCCCTCGAACAGGGGTGCAGCGCCCACGGGCTCGACGTGGAAGATATCCTCCGCGATCTGAACGCGCTCGCCTGA
- a CDS encoding MFS transporter, giving the protein MNELTVQEADFIESGSRTFRQTNLAFFAAGFVTFITLYDVQPLLPEFAREFGVPAAMASLPLSVTTCTLAVAMLLAGTISETLGRKPVMVFSLVLTSLLALLTACSHSLASLIAIRFVQGIVLAGLPSVAMAYLSEEIAPSSIGAAMGLYISGNAIGGMTGRIFTATVTDLASWRLAMALIGVACLALSGYFIRHLPPSNHFRRHPFAVRYLFTSLAGQLRDPALLALYGLAFMVMGSFVTLYNYITFRLLGHPYNLSQTLVSLIFLVYFLGSYSSSAMGALVNRFGRRPLIRAGLTAMALGTAITLAAPLPLIIVGIAIFTCGFFGTHSVASSWVGRHARTAKAQASSLYLFFYYLGSSISGTAGGFCWTHAGWGGVAGLIGLLLASALLITTRQADTA; this is encoded by the coding sequence ATGAACGAACTGACCGTCCAGGAAGCAGATTTCATCGAAAGCGGCAGCAGGACCTTCCGCCAGACCAACCTGGCCTTTTTCGCCGCCGGGTTCGTCACCTTCATCACCCTCTACGACGTCCAGCCGCTCTTGCCGGAATTCGCCCGGGAATTCGGCGTACCGGCGGCAATGGCCAGCCTGCCGCTGTCGGTAACCACCTGCACCCTGGCCGTTGCCATGCTGCTGGCGGGGACCATCTCGGAAACCCTCGGCCGCAAGCCGGTGATGGTCTTTTCCCTCGTCCTCACCTCGCTGCTGGCGCTGTTGACCGCCTGCAGCCACTCGCTTGCCTCGCTGATCGCCATCCGCTTCGTCCAGGGGATCGTCCTGGCCGGCCTGCCGTCGGTGGCGATGGCCTACCTGAGCGAAGAGATCGCGCCGTCGTCCATCGGCGCGGCGATGGGGCTCTACATCAGCGGCAACGCCATCGGCGGAATGACCGGGCGAATCTTCACCGCCACCGTCACCGATCTCGCCTCCTGGCGACTGGCCATGGCACTGATCGGCGTCGCCTGCCTGGCGCTGAGCGGCTACTTTATCCGCCATCTTCCGCCGTCGAACCATTTCCGCCGCCACCCCTTCGCGGTCCGCTACCTGTTCACCTCCCTCGCCGGCCAGCTGCGCGACCCGGCGCTGCTCGCCCTGTACGGCCTGGCCTTCATGGTGATGGGGAGCTTCGTTACCCTCTACAACTACATTACCTTCCGGCTACTCGGCCACCCCTACAACCTCAGCCAGACCCTGGTCAGCCTGATCTTCCTGGTCTACTTCCTCGGCTCGTACAGTTCCAGCGCCATGGGTGCACTGGTGAACCGCTTCGGTCGGCGGCCGCTGATCCGCGCCGGGCTGACCGCCATGGCGCTCGGCACGGCCATCACCCTGGCGGCGCCGCTGCCGCTGATCATCGTCGGCATCGCCATCTTCACCTGCGGCTTCTTCGGTACCCACTCGGTCGCCTCCAGCTGGGTCGGACGGCACGCCCGGACCGCCAAAGCCCAGGCTTCGTCGCTCTACCTCTTCTTCTACTACCTCGGTTCGAGCATCTCCGGCACTGCCGGCGGCTTCTGCTGGACCCACGCCGGCTGGGGGGGCGTGGCCGGGCTGATCGGCCTGCTGCTGGCCTCGGCATTGCTCATCACTACCCGCCAGGCCGACACGGCCTGA
- a CDS encoding LysR family transcriptional regulator → MDLRQLKCFVTIARLRNFTRAAEELRVAQPAVSAAIRKLEEELELVLFNRQDRQVSLTAEGEIFLGHARRILDDVRAAGEEMADLRGLGKGEVRVGVPPMMSAYFFPAIISAFTARYPKLHLSVSGEGAASIQKQIVQGELDMGVIAGGHVPDNLEVRPILREEVVICVPPDHPFAGRGAVAMEEFARQPLIMFKEGYYQREMLFEEMRGLGGPAEIVFETNLYTMVKSLVKKGLGISTLLRMVVEDDTELRAVSFTPPLYLDLMLAWKKHSYLSRANRAFVDFLLEEVQRYGTAGGR, encoded by the coding sequence ATGGATCTGCGGCAGTTGAAATGCTTTGTCACCATTGCCCGCCTGCGCAATTTCACCCGGGCGGCCGAGGAGCTGCGGGTGGCCCAGCCGGCGGTAAGCGCGGCGATCCGCAAGCTGGAAGAGGAGCTGGAACTGGTCCTCTTCAACCGCCAGGACCGCCAGGTGTCGCTGACCGCCGAGGGGGAGATCTTTCTCGGCCACGCCCGGCGAATCCTCGACGACGTGCGGGCGGCGGGGGAGGAGATGGCCGACCTGCGCGGCCTCGGCAAGGGGGAGGTCCGGGTCGGCGTGCCGCCGATGATGAGCGCCTACTTCTTTCCGGCGATCATCAGTGCCTTCACTGCCCGCTACCCCAAGCTCCATCTGTCGGTGTCGGGCGAAGGGGCGGCCAGCATCCAGAAACAGATCGTGCAGGGGGAGCTGGACATGGGGGTGATCGCCGGCGGCCACGTTCCCGACAACCTCGAAGTGCGGCCGATCCTCCGGGAGGAGGTGGTGATCTGCGTTCCGCCCGACCACCCCTTTGCCGGCCGCGGGGCGGTTGCCATGGAGGAGTTCGCCCGGCAGCCGCTGATCATGTTCAAGGAAGGGTACTACCAGCGGGAGATGCTCTTCGAGGAGATGCGGGGGCTCGGCGGTCCGGCGGAGATCGTTTTCGAAACCAACCTCTACACCATGGTCAAATCGCTGGTGAAAAAGGGGCTCGGCATCTCGACCCTGCTCCGGATGGTGGTGGAGGACGACACCGAGCTGCGGGCCGTTTCGTTCACCCCGCCGCTCTACCTCGACCTGATGCTTGCCTGGAAGAAGCACAGCTATCTGTCGCGGGCCAACCGGGCGTTCGTCGACTTCCTGCTGGAAGAGGTCCAGCGATACGGCACGGCCGGCGGCCGCTGA
- the recG gene encoding ATP-dependent DNA helicase RecG — MPIVSLSADNLLPLPAELVARLGLQPGDRLTVEVDGEGRLLLTPLRQPSAPSLADTINRKNLETPMQFIKGVGPKLAEVLAKKGIVTVEDALYLLPNRYEDRRQVVPLARLQPGRTEVFAGEVVSAEAVVTKGGRRFFEVLIKDGNSLLSCKWFHFNPAFMKKSWQPGRRGIFTGQVSQYGLQREVHHPEAEWLTEGETVEAAMARDPVSFGRVVPVYPLTEGLNQKVLRKVMKEVVDRFAPCVASTLPPAVAARHGLQPLAEALREVHFPAADADLRQLEEGAGAGHRTLVFDEFFFLELGLALRRRGVTLEPGIAFTVHHTYTKPLLKLLPFSLTAAQRRVLAEIKEEMMAPHPMHRLIQGDVGCGKTLVALLAALVAVENGYQVAIMAPTEILAEQHYLNIHHWCEQLGVTVLLLTSSLKGKAKSEVLGRVARGEAQIVIGTHAVIQDKVEFHRLGLGIVDEQHRFGVLQRGLLRRKGDNPDILVMTATPIPRTLAMTVFGDLSLSVIDELPPGRTPVATKIVSENRRQQVYGIIREEVAKGRQAYVIYPLVEESEKSDLKAATQMAEHLANEVFPELRLGILHGKMKPEEKEAVMRSFKERALDILVATTVIEVGIDVPNATVMVIEHAERFGLSQLHQLRGRVGRGSASSRCILLTAGKLSEDGEKRLRVMESTNDGFRIAEADLEIRGPGDFLGTRQAGLPDFRVANILRDGRLLEEARQEAFAVIAADPDLQLPENRRLRDELARRWGGRLELAGIA, encoded by the coding sequence ATGCCGATCGTCTCCCTTTCCGCCGACAACCTGTTGCCGCTCCCCGCCGAGTTGGTGGCCCGTCTCGGCCTGCAACCGGGTGACCGCCTGACAGTCGAGGTGGATGGCGAGGGACGGCTGCTCCTGACCCCGTTGCGCCAGCCGTCGGCTCCATCGCTGGCCGACACCATCAACCGCAAGAACCTGGAAACGCCGATGCAGTTCATCAAGGGGGTCGGTCCGAAGCTGGCAGAGGTGCTGGCGAAGAAGGGGATCGTTACCGTCGAGGATGCGCTCTACCTCCTTCCCAACCGCTACGAGGACCGGCGCCAGGTGGTGCCGCTCGCCCGGTTGCAGCCGGGACGGACCGAGGTCTTCGCCGGCGAGGTGGTCAGTGCCGAGGCGGTGGTGACCAAGGGGGGGCGGCGGTTTTTCGAGGTGCTGATCAAGGACGGGAACAGTCTGCTCTCCTGCAAATGGTTCCATTTCAATCCGGCGTTCATGAAAAAAAGCTGGCAGCCCGGCCGGCGCGGCATCTTTACCGGCCAGGTGAGCCAGTACGGTCTGCAGCGGGAAGTCCACCATCCGGAGGCGGAGTGGCTGACCGAGGGGGAGACGGTCGAGGCGGCAATGGCCCGCGATCCGGTCAGCTTCGGCAGGGTGGTGCCGGTCTATCCGCTGACCGAAGGGCTCAACCAGAAGGTGCTCCGCAAGGTGATGAAAGAAGTGGTGGACCGCTTCGCTCCCTGCGTGGCGAGCACCCTGCCGCCGGCGGTGGCGGCGCGGCACGGCCTGCAGCCGCTGGCGGAGGCGCTGCGCGAGGTCCATTTCCCCGCTGCCGATGCCGACCTCCGGCAGCTGGAGGAAGGGGCGGGGGCGGGGCACCGGACGCTGGTCTTCGACGAATTCTTCTTTCTGGAGCTGGGCCTGGCGCTTCGCCGCCGGGGGGTGACCCTGGAGCCGGGGATTGCCTTTACCGTCCACCATACCTATACCAAGCCGCTCCTCAAGCTGCTCCCCTTTTCGCTGACCGCCGCCCAGCGCCGGGTGCTCGCCGAGATCAAGGAAGAGATGATGGCGCCCCACCCGATGCACCGGCTGATCCAGGGGGACGTGGGGTGCGGCAAAACCCTGGTGGCCCTGCTGGCGGCGCTGGTGGCGGTGGAGAATGGCTACCAGGTGGCGATCATGGCGCCGACCGAGATCCTTGCCGAACAGCACTATCTCAATATCCATCACTGGTGCGAGCAGCTGGGGGTCACGGTGCTCCTCTTGACCTCGTCGCTCAAGGGGAAAGCGAAGAGCGAAGTGCTCGGGCGGGTGGCGCGGGGTGAGGCGCAGATCGTCATCGGCACTCACGCGGTGATCCAGGACAAAGTGGAGTTCCACCGCCTCGGGCTGGGGATTGTCGACGAGCAGCACCGCTTCGGCGTCCTGCAGCGGGGCCTCCTCCGCCGGAAAGGGGATAACCCCGACATTCTGGTGATGACCGCCACGCCGATCCCCCGCACCCTGGCGATGACCGTCTTCGGCGACCTGTCGCTGTCGGTGATCGACGAACTGCCGCCGGGCCGGACGCCAGTGGCGACGAAGATCGTCTCCGAAAACCGCCGCCAGCAGGTCTACGGCATCATCCGCGAGGAAGTGGCCAAGGGGCGGCAGGCCTATGTCATCTATCCGCTGGTGGAGGAGTCGGAGAAGTCCGACCTGAAGGCGGCGACCCAGATGGCCGAGCACCTGGCCAACGAGGTCTTCCCCGAGCTGCGGCTCGGCATCCTCCACGGCAAGATGAAGCCGGAGGAGAAAGAGGCGGTGATGCGCTCGTTCAAGGAACGGGCGCTGGATATCCTGGTGGCGACGACGGTGATCGAGGTCGGGATCGACGTCCCCAACGCGACGGTGATGGTGATCGAGCATGCCGAGCGCTTCGGCCTTTCCCAGCTGCACCAGCTGCGGGGGCGGGTCGGGCGGGGGAGCGCCAGTTCCCGCTGCATCCTGCTGACGGCGGGGAAGCTCTCCGAGGACGGCGAGAAGCGGCTGCGGGTGATGGAGTCGACCAACGACGGCTTCCGGATCGCCGAGGCGGATCTGGAGATCCGCGGCCCCGGCGACTTCCTCGGCACCCGCCAGGCGGGGCTGCCCGACTTCCGGGTGGCCAACATCCTCCGCGACGGCCGGCTGCTGGAGGAGGCCCGTCAGGAGGCCTTCGCGGTGATCGCCGCCGATCCGGACCTGCAGCTTCCCGAAAACCGCCGGCTGCGGGACGAACTTGCCCGGCGCTGGGGCGGACGGCTCGAACTGGCGGGGATCGCCTGA